GTCTGACGGGCTATTTTCGTTCCGGTGAACTGAACGCCATTGCAGGACCTTCCGGGGCGGGCAAAAGCACGCTGCTGAACATACTCTCTGGCTACATGTAATTGTAACTTTTGTGCTTTctataaattctatatttacTTACTGGATTTTTTTTGCATCTGCAGCTATAAGGGCTACACTGGTGACTTTCGCATCAATGGCAAACCACGCGATCTGAAGGCATTCAAGCCAAATGTGGCTTACATCACACAGGATACAACATTGCAGGCATTCCTTAGTGTCAAAGAGGCAATGCACTTTGCGGCTAATCTAAAAATTGGACCACACATGTCATCTGCATCGAAGCGAGAGCGTGTGAACAGCATACTCCAGGCAATAGGAATGTATGAGACGAGGAATACGCACACCGGGAAACTGAGTGGAGGTCAACGCAAGCGTTTGGCTATTGCCCTTGAGCTTGTAAACAATCCGCCGGTGCTTGTGCTCGATGAGCCCACCAGGTGAGTCAAGTGCGAGCAGTAATCAAGATGAAATTTCTAACCATCTTTATCTTTTCAGTGGTCTAGACAGTTCAACGTGCAATCAGCTGATAACGCTGCTCAAGAAACTGGCAATGGAGGGACGCAATGTCATCTGCACCATTCATCAGCCCAGTGCACTTACTTTCTCCATGTTCGATCATCTGTATGCCATAGCGGATGGTCAATGCATTTACGCAGGCGGTGCACACAATTTGGTGCCCTTTTTGGGTGCATTAAATCTCCACTGTCCCGAGTCTTATAATCCCGCAGACTATTGTGAGTGTGCCAAAATCCAATAACTAGCTTTATTAGTTATCGTTTATGTTGTCTACTTTATAGTAATGGAAATCGCTACACACGATTATGATACGGACGATGAGCGACAGGTGGACAAGCTGATAGCGCTCATGGACAATGGACGCAATGATGACTATCGCCAAAGTAAATCGGCGCGTGTGGCACAGCTGGCCGCGATGAAGAAAGTCGGTAAGTAATCCCACGATCAGTAGGTTTATTAACCTTATTTAATCGTATCTCAATTTTGTAGAACAAATGATGTCTTCTGGTCTGATTACGCCAGTGACAGCGCCTGTGATGTCACCTGGTCCGTTGCCCTCTAGGAACTTCAATTTTAAGCCACTGACACCCATCAATGAGCTGTCGTCGCGCATTTGGGATAGCCAAACGGGTGGCATGACCAGCGAATCCGAAGGCAATTGCTGcaagccaaagaaaaaaaagaaacctaGGCCAACGATGCCCTCAATCGATTTGGATCCAGCTCATCTGTGCAAGCGCGAGAATATCTATGCCACGCCTTTTTATAGACAGCTCAGCATCCTATTGCTACGTACATTTCTGCTCATTTGGCGCGACAGCTCGTTGACAACCATGCGATTTGGTATCCATCTGGCCATTGGCTTGCTCATTGGCTTCATCTATCGGAACATTGGCAACGATGCTCATCACTCGTTGAATATCTTTCGCTACATCTTCTACACCATAATGTTTATCATGTACTGTGCTTTTTCTGGAATTCTCGTCAAATGTAAGTACCACTTTATGTTTATGCTCACTTTGATTTGTTTACAAtatgatttgtttgttttgcagtCCCTCTGGAATTTCCAATTGTTTCGCGGGAACACTTTAATCGATGGTACTCGCTGCGCGCCTATTATGTGGCTATAACACTGGCTGATCTGCCCATACAGATTATCTGCAGCTCGTTGTTTATCGTGCCTACATATTTGATGACCAATCAACCGTTGGAGCTCTGGCGCTTTGGCATGTTCTTTTTGATTGTGTTCATGACAGCGCTGGTGGCCCAAAGCATTGGTTTGGCAGTGGGCGCAGCACTGAGCCTAAATTTGGGCGCCATAATGGGACCATTCTTCATCTGCCCATTTCTCACATTCAGCGGCTTCTTTCTGCAAGAGAAGGATGCGCCATTCTATTTGCGATGGATGTTTGATGTGTCGTTTTTAAAATACAGTCTGGACGGAGCCATGTTGGCCATCTTTGGTTACGATCGTGAACGTTTGGAGTGCAACGAGATGTATTGCCATCGGTCGCGACCGAAGTTCTTACTCAAGGATCTGGACATGGAGCGTGCCAACTATCAGATGGCCCTCTTCTTTCTGCTTGGCCTGCTGGTAATGCTGCGTATTCTTGCCTTCTATATTATGTCGTTCCGACTGAGATTATTCAGATGAGATCCCATCGAATTGTACGGCTACCTTATGCCACATTCCGTACACAGCTGATAGAGTTTCTCtgtctgtttctgttttgagttttgttttaCGAGTATAATTATGATTTCTGTTAgcatttaaatgataatgagagagagagagagtaccATGTGCCAAAGAAATATGAACAGCGTTACATAGCAAATAGCATAAGGAAATCgtgatatacatacatgtgcaAGTAATCCTCCCCCCCGATGTTACCCTGAAACCCTAGCGACTTTACAATCAATTttgtatacaatttatatCCACTTGAGCATCCATTAGCatagaattgtattttttctaCAATCGTATTAACGACCCAATcatatatttgctttattttaagcgtgtgtaaatattttattaagctCTGAATGTTTGGGTgaacttattttttaataaataatattaactattttgaattcataattataaatacctattatttataaCTCCCGCTTTTGCAACTAAACTAAGCACTGGTTTTAATTTACcttcctaaaagtatgctgcaaaaatttgaattttctgaTTCAGAGAGCCACGTAAattaatagaattttatatgtacatcctaaaagtatgcaacgatAATCAAGTTGCACTGAAGCCAAAGGAAATGGGCCAAAATCGCGAATTCCCTTCTAACTCGATAACCACAAGGACGatttgaatgtcctttggcatgATGATAGTCCTCGTTAATATACGCCGTTTGACACACGACTCGTAAGGATCAAACAGGATACagccgagatataagctattttctgtaaacaaaaaagtccttgtaacttggCTCCTCGCAGGATATTCATCCTTTTTTCTATGtcaatcaatttgaattaattagtTCTATGtttgtgccaaaggacatctcgatcgtccttcaaatggctGAGATACGGtggattttcaaatttttggtaaattttcCATGCCTACCCCTTAACAAATTTGAGgtgaaatttttgtaaaaactCTTAACAgttttgaatgccaatcgataatGCTGGTTGCCCTGATTATAAAATAACAGGTCCTTGCCAGATATTTAAGGATTTTATCGCATTAGGGCTTTAAAACGAATGTTCTTTTTCGAAAACAGGCTATATATCGGATATATCTTGCCGCATTTTTGAAGGACACAGATTGCTAAGCTCGCAAAGATTAAATCTATCATCTATGGACTCAACATTTGTAATTATTCAGTACGGGGGCGTAAATGCTGAATATCTGTGAATGTTAATCGTTTGTAGTGCTGCCTATGACTACAAAAAGGAATATCCTGTTtcctatatatgtatactgtAAATACGCcatataaatttgcatttttataggACAAGTATTGCAAGAATCTCAAGgacaaatttcatttgcggGCATACAAAAATTAATGGGTTATCTATACATCTTTATGCCAAGTGTAATAAGCTACTCCCATTCGAACGTAAACAAAGCAACAAGTTCGAATCCAACATGTTGCAACTGGTTTAATTGGAAGTTACAAGCCTGTTTGCTAGTCAACAAGTGTATCACAAACATGTTTTCGGATTCTCAGTGATTGCCGGCAACCGTTGAAAGCAATTGAGATTCAGTTGCGTTTTCTATTCCAGCGGAAAGTGATCATCAAGTATTCAAGAGAGCTCGGGAACCAAATGCGTCACAGTAAACGCGACGtgaaaacataaacaaatattctggactgcaataaaaacaattaataataagtagtgaataaaaccaaaatgtaatataatgtatcaaaattaaagcaaatcaaattattttattgaaagcCCTTTTCTCGATGAAAGCTGGAAAAcctgtttttgttgtactttaaaacagttgcaattattttacaaCTAGTTTATAGATCTGTGCGGAAAGAATGCAAGCTAcgattaaatataaattgataagCAGCTGTCAAAGCTGCAATTGGCATTGAgctgaaaataatatatacaaatgcaTGCAATAGGGTGTTTCCACTAtcattgtttaaaaaaaataaataaatagtatacATTTTGTGTGATGAGTGTCAATTGATTAAAGCACGCAAATTAATCCTCAAGTTTCAAGAATAACAAAAGTGAccattaataaacatttaaataaacgatgcatacttttgggcgtCATTAAAAATTCACTCGAAAAGATAAATCAAATAGTGATaagatatttaaatagttgttGCTTGATTTACAGCGATTCTTGTAGGCGATCAATGGACTTCAATTGCGATCGACTGACCACAGACAAGATTCTTTAACTTGAACTTAATTGCAACAAAGTTAAATAGTTTGATAATGGTGAAATGTgaaggtttttttttacaactgTCCGCAGGGTAAATGTACCGATAAGCTTCTAATCTGCATGACGGATCAGACGATTGGCGATTAACTCACTGAGCAATGCTGATAAAAAACTGCAGGCACTTGAACTCCATATTAATCGGGTATActgataaaaacaaacaaaagccaaacgCACTCAATCAGACGCCTTGCCAGTCGATCTACGTTGGTGAGCAAGACCGGTTCAGATtgcacccaaaaaaaatatacttccATATAGTAATGATCGAGAACGTGGCAACAAATGCTGGCAATGGCCTGGCCAAGCAGCCATCCTTGGAGCTGCAGTTCAACCAGCTTTGCTACAGTATCAAGTCAACGCAGAAGGGCAGCAATCAAATACTGAACGACACTTGCGGTGCCTTTCGATCGGGACGTCTCACAGCTATTCTAGGCCCATCCGGCGCTGGCAAATCCACGCTCCTCAATGTCTTGGCGGGCTTTAGGTATGGCTCCTTATATAACccaataaatatgatattaaattttgtttccTGCAGAGTTAGAGATGTTTCTGGTCACATACTGCTCAATGGTCAGCCACGTGAGCTGCAATCCTTTCGCAAAATGTCCTCCTACATTGCACAGAACTTCATCACACCTTCCCTGCTGACTGTGATGGAAACGCTGCAGGTTTCCGTTGATTTGAAGCTACCCTCGGCCACATccaagcagcagaagcaacaaatCGTAGGCAGTCAAAGTGGTTCCCCTTATCGGGCATAATTTATCAACTTTCAATTGCAGCTAGACGAGATTATCGAAGTGCTCAATCTGCATAATTGCCGGCGTACGCTAGTGAGAGATATTTCGGGTGGCGAGCATAAGCGTCTGTCCATTGGCATCGAGCTGATCACCAATCCGCCCATCATGTTCTTCGATGAACCAACCAGCGGACTGGATAGCGTTGCCAGCCATCAGGTGCTGTGTTACCTGCAACGTTTGGCGCATCAGGGACGCATTGTGGTGTGTGTGGTGCATCAGCCGAGTTCGCGCTTGATGCAGCTCTTCGATGACATTCTGGTGATGTCACACGGTGAAGTCCTTTTCTCGGGGCCACAGAGTGAAATGCTAGACGACTTTAAGGCGTCAGGATTCATTTGTCCGCCGTACTATAATCCTGGTGACTTTGGTGAGTTGATGGCATCTCTAAGGCTGCTTAAATTAATTCCTCCTCATACTTTTAGTGCTGGATGTGGGCAGCGAGTCTTCAAATCAACGCTGCGAGACGCTCATTAGCCAGAACAAGGCCAAACACGACAGTATTCAGAGCTTCAAGGCAGCTGCCGATGAGCAGAGTGAGTTTGTGGTTTTGTCTTGTTGCATGTTTGCTGATccaatttgcttttgtttccgTTGTCCAACTTATTGTGTCACTCTTCCAAATATGCAATTGCTCTATCTGTGCATGTGTCGTGTCCCATAATTATATTCCAGCAGCGCTGATTAAGATGACAGCATCCACGGCCGCTGATCTGCAGTTGATTCGCCCCAAGGAGCAGGTCGATTTCTGGATGCAGTTGCGAGTGCTGCTCATGCGACATTTGCGCTCCATGTCACGGGATCTGGTAAGcatagcaaataaataaataaatattaagcaaCTAAGATTGCTTCTCTTTCCTTTAGCTTGCCGTGCAGATGCGTGTGATTATGCACATTGTCGTGGCTCTATTGCTGGGCGTTGTCTATTGGCAAATTGGCAACGATGCCGTCAAAGTCATCAGCAATGTCTCCTGTTTGTTCTTCATTGTTCTGTTTGTCTTCTCCGGCAATGCGATGCCCTCGATACTGCTCTGCCTGCAGGATTCGCCAGTCTTCATCAGGGAATACTACAATGGCTGCTATTCATTGCGTGCTTACTTCATCTCTAAGGTGCTGGCCGATTTGCCATTGCAGTTGATTTGTCCAACGTTTTTTATTAGTATTGGTTACTTTATGACCGGGCAACCGCCGGAGTTTCAACGCTTTGCCATGTGCTGGTCACTGTGTGTGTTAACCGCCTTCATTGGCCACTTTATTGGCGTCATCTGTGGCACCATGTTGTCCATGCAGATGGCTCTGTTTATTGTGCCTGCGATTACGATTCcctttcttttgttttccgGCTTCTTCATACGCATGAGTGAGCTGTCCTGGTTCATGCGTCCACTGTGCGATGTCTCCTATTTCCGCTACATCTTTGAAGGCCTCATGCGTGCCATCTACGCTTATGATCGCGGTGAATTGCCTTGCCACGAAGACTTTTGCTATTACAAGTCGTCGGAAAAGTTTCTCAAAGATTTCGGAATGCAAGGCGATTATTTCGGCTGGGATGTCTCCGTATTGGCGTTCATATTGCTGTCGCTGCTAATCACCTTTAACATCACACTGCATGTGTCCATTAAACGTGCTCTATGAATATCGCTTTAAGGTTGCTAGAGAAGAATAGAACAATTAGTTTCAATGTGTGCTGacaatattcattcatttttttctggCTCAATTATAATTCACAATTTAACAAACGTGTCATGTTTACATTTCTTGCTCAATCGATGGACACAGTCGATATCTCCATGGAGCTGCCATCGTTGTTGGCCTGCTGCTCATCCGTTGTAACCGATGTAATATCTCCCGCCGGTGCGGTCTCATccaatgctgttgttgcaccaCCAGTTGTTCCTGATGttgccgcagctgcagctgttgagGTACTTCTCGCTGGCGTTTCTACGCTTTGCTGTTGAGTTGTTGCCGtcgttgtggctgttgctgctgctgccgctgcagctgcagctgcagctgatgtTGATGCAGTGCTGTTTCCTGCCGGTGCTGGTTGAGTTCGTTGCGGTGGTTGCGATCGACGCACTCCCTCGGCCACGTTGCGCGGTAAGCGTGCGCTTGTTGCCCCGGATGTCGACGTTGTTGCAGTGGAGGTTGCTgtggttgtcgttgccgttgttgtcgtcgttttGCCACTGTCCGAGATGGTAGTAAATGGCACACGAACACGCACATCCAGCTGCTCCCATTCCATTTCATCCTCCGAACTGGTTTCCGCatttgccgtcgtcgtcgtcgccgctGTGGCTGCCTTGGTTTTCTTTTGCCACTCCGAGTTGCGCTTCCAATCGATAGTCTTCAGCAGTGCCTTAGCCTCCGTTTTGCGCTGCAAGCCGCCAAAAAAGTTTATtagttaaatacaaatatcgAATAAGGATATATTAGTAATAAAAGTTCTAGCTGTTATGAAATCTTATGACAGACGgaataattcaatttacatacattagGGACTCGGAGATGCCTTTCTAATCTTTATCTGTAGACAAAAGTAATAACACCGTACTATTGATTCTACATTATAAATGGcgattataaaaaattaattgaaacttTGTAAACTCACATCATCCGAGTCTAGGCACTTGTAGGCATAGCAGGCGGCGCGTTCAAAGTCGCCCTTCTTCTCATAGTAATTAGCCAGCGTCATAAATCCCTGATACAGACTCTGCTTATCGGTGGCCGCTCTCTCATCCTCGCAGTACAACATGTAACAATGCACAGCCGTCTCATGATCGCCCAGTTTCTCATGCAGACTCGCCAGCTTGTACATGGCAATGCCCTCGATGTCGCCCACATCGCAGGCCTTCCAATAGCACTTCACAGCATTCTCGCACTTCTCCAGCTTCTCGTAGGTTTCGCCCAGCGCAACCAGCATGCGTGAATCGTACGGCCGCAATTGATGggcaattttaaaataatacaaactATAATAATGCATCTTGATGATCTCGTACGCCTGTCCCAGACCATACCATGCGCGATAGTCGCGTTTGTTCACTTCGACTGCTTTGCGATAACTTTGTATCGCCGCATTCGTGTTCTTGAGCTCCATAAACTCATGACCCATCAACGTCCAGGCGGCCAAATACTTGGGATTGAGTTTGAGGGCACGTTGAAAGTAGGAAATGGCCACCTGATGATCACAGCGTATGCTATAATAGTTGCCAATGACACAGCAGGTCTCTGGACGATACTTGTTAATGCTGACTGCTTTGTGGGCGAGTTGAGCCATCTCTGTTTTCATCTCTTTGACAAAGAGTAGATTGGAATAGGTGTCTACATTATCCAGACGATAGGGATCGCTTTCGAGCAATGCCTGAAACAGCTCAATAGCTTTGTCCACATCTACAAATATTAGATAGTTTAGTTAAAGATTGAATTGCATCCAATTTGCTTACCTCTTTTATTATGATAAACTAAAGCCAGCTGTGATGTTATGTAGATGCTCTTGCTGAAGCCCGCCGCCTGCAGATCCTCGAAGATCTTCAGACCATCATCGTTCAAGTACAGCTCCAGATATGTATGCGCCATAAAAAAGTGACGCATCCAATGCTTGCCCAACTGCAAGCCCATCAGCTTCTTCTTTTCCATCACAAGCGGCGACAACTCCAGATAGGCGCTCCAGAGCATGGGCACCAAATTGATGGCATTGATCAGCATTTGCTCTGCGGCCTGGTTGAGATTTAAAGCCTTCAGAACGACACCATACAAATAGATGCCATAGCCATCAAGGCGACTGCGTCCATGCTCCGCTCGCAGTGTATTAAGTAAATCGGTCAAGTCACGCATTTGATTCGGCTCATTGAGATTCGCTTGATCCGTGGTTGAGTCAAGGCGACGCTTCTCTCGCGCCATATAAGTTgaataaagatgcaaaaaaCGTGGCACATCCGATTCACAATTTCTCACTGCATGCGCTGCTCTATCGTATTCACGCACATCATAGTAGCTCTTAGCAAGAAAATATTCACTATATTCGGAGGGAGCGATGCCCTCCAGTTGACACTCGCTAAACGAGCGATCATCGTCGGGCGGCGCATTATCAATGTGCACATCACTTAAGCCATGATGCATCTCCGCCAACCATTTGGTACTGTGCAGCAAGCCGCGCTTCGAGCACTCAATGATGCCGCGACGTACCTCCTTCTTCACTTCCGACAGCTGCACGCTGAAAAGCTCCTGCATTGCTCCGTTTTACTTGCAATTGCACTTTCACAATTTTTCGTATCAACAAACGCgctaaacaaattgcaatttgccgGCGTGAcctcaaattgcatttcaaaatataccaaaaaaaacctaatttatcgatatacctaCAAATGTATCGTCTTCTGATTAGAGCAATAGCGTACAAGTGTGACCACCATAACAGCTGTAAACAATCAGCATTTGTACGTTCTGCAACACTGCTTAGCAGctgcgcaaaaaaaagaaagatggtaacaataacaaagtggGCAATATATTGATAAGACGTACCACGAAATCAACGAAAACAACTTTTCTTTGTTTATAAATCCGCACACGCCTATCAACAAACATAAGTGGAAAAAGAAGACAACAACATCGCGCCATATGCGCAAAAACAACAGTAATTAATCTAATACAGTTACTTGCAGTTTGAGTTCAAGTTACagttacaataataacaaaaacagcTTTAGAGGTCATTTAAGTTTCGGATCattgtacatatttaaatataatttattgttcaaTTATTCGTGGAGGTGATTCACGTTGTTTGtgacaataataataccataaatacttttatcagtggttcaatttcaattgagcCTCGGTGACCATCATTAAGGGGAACAGTCATCATATCATATTTTACTGCACTGCAAGCACAATTAAAGCAATGAAGCACATCACATTTTTCGGACTGCTGCTCTTTGTAGCATTAATCAGCGGTGGCCATTGTTTTTGGCCATTTAGCAAAAAGGGCAAAGACCCTCCACCGCCGCCTCCGCCACCCAAGGAACATCAACTATCGCCTGTTATTTTTGGTTGGTATTGATTCGCACTTAAAATAAGGTCATGGTCAAATATTTGTCTATTGTAGTGCCTGGCGATGGTGGATCTCAAGTCGAAGCACGTCTTAATAAAAGCGATGCCCCCTATTTTGTATGCGAGAAACAACATGATTGGTATAACTTGTGGCTGGACCTAGAGCAGTTGGTCATACCCATGGTCTACTGTTGGATTGACAATGTGAAGCTCTACTAC
This DNA window, taken from Drosophila nasuta strain 15112-1781.00 chromosome 2L, ASM2355853v1, whole genome shotgun sequence, encodes the following:
- the LOC132788658 gene encoding ATP-binding cassette subfamily G member 4, whose protein sequence is MSSWSLASAVSPTVTGGGDVIRLSNLKAAASDTQITVTSAATTSTSTFTTGRPTTPVPSKKLASKRPPHLTLQITPKASPSTPPPDHHPYGAPLAVEENIALSATPSIYGTPLGSVAGVSAESNSTVNMNIGNNSTTATSSTSHSNSTTGSIFPHEQYKTIKKIDIQFDNVRYSSRFGFFKRENKDILLGLTGYFRSGELNAIAGPSGAGKSTLLNILSGYIYKGYTGDFRINGKPRDLKAFKPNVAYITQDTTLQAFLSVKEAMHFAANLKIGPHMSSASKRERVNSILQAIGMYETRNTHTGKLSGGQRKRLAIALELVNNPPVLVLDEPTSGLDSSTCNQLITLLKKLAMEGRNVICTIHQPSALTFSMFDHLYAIADGQCIYAGGAHNLVPFLGALNLHCPESYNPADYLMEIATHDYDTDDERQVDKLIALMDNGRNDDYRQSKSARVAQLAAMKKVEQMMSSGLITPVTAPVMSPGPLPSRNFNFKPLTPINELSSRIWDSQTGGMTSESEGNCCKPKKKKKPRPTMPSIDLDPAHLCKRENIYATPFYRQLSILLLRTFLLIWRDSSLTTMRFGIHLAIGLLIGFIYRNIGNDAHHSLNIFRYIFYTIMFIMYCAFSGILVKFPLEFPIVSREHFNRWYSLRAYYVAITLADLPIQIICSSLFIVPTYLMTNQPLELWRFGMFFLIVFMTALVAQSIGLAVGAALSLNLGAIMGPFFICPFLTFSGFFLQEKDAPFYLRWMFDVSFLKYSLDGAMLAIFGYDRERLECNEMYCHRSRPKFLLKDLDMERANYQMALFFLLGLLVMLRILAFYIMSFRLRLFR
- the LOC132788695 gene encoding ATP-binding cassette sub-family G member 4 isoform X1, which translates into the protein MLIKNCRHLNSILIGYTDKNKQKPNALNQTPCQSIYVGEQDRFRLHPKKIYFHIVMIENVATNAGNGLAKQPSLELQFNQLCYSIKSTQKGSNQILNDTCGAFRSGRLTAILGPSGAGKSTLLNVLAGFRVRDVSGHILLNGQPRELQSFRKMSSYIAQNFITPSLLTVMETLQVSVDLKLPSATSKQQKQQILDEIIEVLNLHNCRRTLVRDISGGEHKRLSIGIELITNPPIMFFDEPTSGLDSVASHQVLCYLQRLAHQGRIVVCVVHQPSSRLMQLFDDILVMSHGEVLFSGPQSEMLDDFKASGFICPPYYNPGDFVLDVGSESSNQRCETLISQNKAKHDSIQSFKAAADEQTALIKMTASTAADLQLIRPKEQVDFWMQLRVLLMRHLRSMSRDLLAVQMRVIMHIVVALLLGVVYWQIGNDAVKVISNVSCLFFIVLFVFSGNAMPSILLCLQDSPVFIREYYNGCYSLRAYFISKVLADLPLQLICPTFFISIGYFMTGQPPEFQRFAMCWSLCVLTAFIGHFIGVICGTMLSMQMALFIVPAITIPFLLFSGFFIRMSELSWFMRPLCDVSYFRYIFEGLMRAIYAYDRGELPCHEDFCYYKSSEKFLKDFGMQGDYFGWDVSVLAFILLSLLITFNITLHVSIKRAL
- the LOC132788695 gene encoding ATP-binding cassette sub-family G member 4 isoform X2, whose amino-acid sequence is MLIKNCRHLNSILIGYTDKNKQKPNALNQTPCQSIYVGEQDRFRLHPKKIYFHIVMIENVATNAGNGLAKQPSLELQFNQLCYSIKSTQKGSNQILNDTCGAFRSGRLTAILGPSGAGKSTLLNVLAGFRVRDVSGHILLNGQPRELQSFRKMSSYIAQNFITPSLLTVMETLQVSVDLKLPSATSKQQKQQILDEIIEVLNLHNCRRTLVRDISGGEHKRLSIGIELITNPPIMFFDEPTSGLDSVASHQVLCYLQRLAHQGRIVVCVVHQPSSRLMQLFDDILVMSHGEVLFSGPQSEMLDDFKASGFICPPYYNPGDFVLDVGSESSNQRCETLISQNKAKHDSIQSFKAAADEQTLIKMTASTAADLQLIRPKEQVDFWMQLRVLLMRHLRSMSRDLLAVQMRVIMHIVVALLLGVVYWQIGNDAVKVISNVSCLFFIVLFVFSGNAMPSILLCLQDSPVFIREYYNGCYSLRAYFISKVLADLPLQLICPTFFISIGYFMTGQPPEFQRFAMCWSLCVLTAFIGHFIGVICGTMLSMQMALFIVPAITIPFLLFSGFFIRMSELSWFMRPLCDVSYFRYIFEGLMRAIYAYDRGELPCHEDFCYYKSSEKFLKDFGMQGDYFGWDVSVLAFILLSLLITFNITLHVSIKRAL
- the LOC132788685 gene encoding cell division cycle protein 23 homolog, with product MQELFSVQLSEVKKEVRRGIIECSKRGLLHSTKWLAEMHHGLSDVHIDNAPPDDDRSFSECQLEGIAPSEYSEYFLAKSYYDVREYDRAAHAVRNCESDVPRFLHLYSTYMAREKRRLDSTTDQANLNEPNQMRDLTDLLNTLRAEHGRSRLDGYGIYLYGVVLKALNLNQAAEQMLINAINLVPMLWSAYLELSPLVMEKKKLMGLQLGKHWMRHFFMAHTYLELYLNDDGLKIFEDLQAAGFSKSIYITSQLALVYHNKRDVDKAIELFQALLESDPYRLDNVDTYSNLLFVKEMKTEMAQLAHKAVSINKYRPETCCVIGNYYSIRCDHQVAISYFQRALKLNPKYLAAWTLMGHEFMELKNTNAAIQSYRKAVEVNKRDYRAWYGLGQAYEIIKMHYYSLYYFKIAHQLRPYDSRMLVALGETYEKLEKCENAVKCYWKACDVGDIEGIAMYKLASLHEKLGDHETAVHCYMLYCEDERAATDKQSLYQGFMTLANYYEKKGDFERAACYAYKCLDSDDRKTEAKALLKTIDWKRNSEWQKKTKAATAATTTTANAETSSEDEMEWEQLDVRVRVPFTTISDSGKTTTTTATTTTATSTATTSTSGATSARLPRNVAEGVRRSQPPQRTQPAPAGNSTASTSAAAAAAAAAAATATTTATTQQQSVETPARSTSTAAAAATSGTTGGATTALDETAPAGDITSVTTDEQQANNDGSSMEISTVSID